GTAACATCTCCGCCCAGTATCGCGGTGTAGAGGTCCAGTTCGACCGTCATGTATACGTCGTTGTCCACTCTTTTAAATGTTGGATCTTCTGGTATCACAAATGTGATATACAGGTCGCCATTCGGACCGCCGTTACCACCCGGGGCACCATGTCCTTTCAGTTTGATGACCTGTCCGTTGGCAATACCGGCAGGAACCGTGATCCTGACCTGTTTGTCATTCACATTTAGTGTATGCTGGTGAGTCGTATATGCTTCCCGCAAGGGGACATGCAGTTCTGCATTATAATCCTGACCACGGAATTTCCGCTGTCTGCCACCACCGCTGCCGCCGGAACGGTTTCCAAAGAGCGATTCGAAGAAGTCAGAGAACTGTCCTTCACCGAAGTTGCCCTCAAATCCCTGTCCGCCAAAGCCTCCGAATCCTTGTCCGCCGTAACCGCCTGCGCTGCCACGTTGCTGTTTGGCCTGTTCATACTGATCTGCGTGTTGCCAGTGTTCTCCATAGGCGTCATATTTCTTACGCTTATCCGGATCACTCAACACCTCATTCGCTTCGTTGATCTGCTGAAATTTAATATTGGCCTCTTTATCGTTAGGATTCATGTCAGGATGGTGTTTCCTGGCGAGTTTCCGGTATGCCTTCTTAATGTCGTCTGCGGAAGCTTTTTTGTCGACTCCCAATATCTGGTAATAATCTATAAAAGCCATATGTAATCGGGTATATATGGCTACAGCACAAAATCTTTGCCATCTCTTATTTATTAATTTATCTATATTTGGCAACTTAAACCCTTATCCCTTGGACACACAACATTCCTCAACCGGCAAAGCGCCCGGTATTATTGAAATTACGCCGCCTTCAGAGGCTACTATCAAAACCCAGAGCATCCGATTGATCGCTTCCGGAATTATGGGACAGTTTACCACTATGTCACCTTTGGTGTCATTACGTAAGTCTTCCGACTTCTACAACTGCTATGATGTCAGGTTGCATATGTACCTGCCCGATCATGCAAGAAACTTACACCTGGATGAGAATATCTCATCTGCCGGTACTATTGATATCGAAAATGGCCCGATTGAAGTAAGAGAGATCAACATCATTTATGACAACCCGGAGATCAAGCCTGAGATCTATGCCTACTCGCTGTGGGATATCTCTTTCCGCTACTGTGTAGAGGGCCGCGAGCTGCCATGCATCCGTGTGCGTTATGTCATTGATGATCCTGAAACCACACACGGTACCGTTACCAGTGTTGAGAAGACCTGATAAGTATGGTTAAACACATATGTTGTCAACTTGTCATCTTATTGTTTTGGTGCATCGGGTTATGCCATAACGCGGCTGCACAGAAAATTAATTTGCCGCCTGCCATCCGTCAGCTGATCACTGCGCAGTGCAATACCTGTAGTCAGCTGCCGGCAGGGCAGGACTCCGCCGTGTCCCGTTATTTTCATCAGTGTCATGCTGCCATTGATAGCGGTAACCTGGACGACGGCTTTAAGTATGCGGCCACTATCACCGCTATGACAGATAGTAATGCCACTGGTCACCGCCTGCTCACTGTCCGATTCCTGAAAGCCAAGATCCTGTATTACAAAGATTTCTATAAAGAGGCACTGTCAGAATATCTCAAACTGACAACCGTTCCATCGCTCGATAGTAATATTCAGGCTAATATCTATCCCAATATTGCTGAGATCTACCTGGAACAGGGGCAGTTCAATAGGTCGCTGGAATATCTTAACCTCGTTAAAAAACATTATTTCCATTTTTACGAACCAACCGTTGCGAGGAAGATATTGAACAATACCGGCGTTTGTCTGCTACACCTGGAGCGCCTGGAAGAAGCGGAAGCCAATTTCGGTAAAAGCATTGCGATCGCTGCTGCACTCAGGGATACGACCGCCCTGGTAAATTCTTACCTGAATATTGCCCTGTTGTACGATCAGCAGTTCCGTTACCCGCAGGAATGGAACTACCTGCAGCAGGCCCTGGCCCTGGCTAAAGATGCCGGTGACCTGAAGATACGCAGTAAAGTGTACCTGAATATGGCCATCGTCGAAGAAAGGAGAGGCCACCTGAAAGAAGCCCTGTCATACCGGAAGGAATACGAGCAGCTCGAATCCCAGATTGCCAACCGTGATAAGATCTGGGAGCTCGCTGAGCAGGAAAAGAAAATAGCCATACAGCAGCAGGAGTTAAAAATGCAGTTGCTCAGACAGGAGAACCAGCTGCGCGCGGCAGAATCAAAGAGAAGACAGTGGCAACGTAATACATTCTTCATTCTTTCGCTGTTCTTTTTGAGTATTGCAGGCATGATCTACTTCGCCTACCGGCAAACAAACCGGCAGAAGCGCATCATCGCTGAGCAGAAAGATAAATTACAGCTGCTCAATGAAACCAAAGATCAGCTCTTCTCTATTGTCGCACATGACCTGCGTTCGCCGGTACATCACCTGAAGATCAATCTCTCGTATCTGAAAGAATCCCTTGCACGCAATAAGATCAGGGAGGCGACCACCCTATCAGAGAATATCGAAAAGATCTCTGACAATACGTATGCCTTGCTGAATAACCTGCTGTATTGGTCACTCGGACAAACAGGTCAGTTAAGTCTGCAGTCCGATCAACATGACGCATATATGATCATCGCTCAGGTGGTGTATGATTTTAATGCAGGCGCGGCGCTGAAGCGCATTACCATCACTAATGATGTGCCCAGGGGGATGTCCTTTTACGGGGATATGAATACGGTGAAGATCATTTTCCGTAATCTGATAGATAACGCCATCAAATATACACATGCGAACGGATCGATACATATCACCGGACGTATGGTGGATGACCATTGTGAAATAACTGTACAGGATACAGGGATCGGTATGGATGAAAAGATCATCCAGGCCATTTATAAACGTGATACCAAACGTATACAACAGGATACCACAGGTAGCAAGAGTACCGGACTGGGTTTATGGCTGGTAAAGGCTATGACCGAAAAAAATGGCGGCTCTCTGCGTATAACTGGTAGCATTGGCGCCGGTACGAGTATCGTAGTCTGCCTGCCTGTAAACGAATATTATGATGCAGCTGAAAGTGCTGATCCTGGAAGATAGCCCTGACGAAGCAGATTTCCTGGTTAACTTTTTAAAGAAACTGGGTTGCTCCGACATTAGGATCACAACAAACCTCAAAGACGCAGTGGATGCCTATGACGCAGCACTGCCGGACATTTGCCTGATTGACATTTACCTGGCCGACAGACCAGATGGGATCTTATTTGCCGAAACGATCAATGAACACCGTGAACAGAGACGGCCGTTCATTTTTCTAACCAGTGCCAGTGACAGCACAACTTTCCGGCTGGCCAAGTTCACCTCGCCCTACAA
The DNA window shown above is from Chitinophaga agri and carries:
- a CDS encoding DnaJ C-terminal domain-containing protein; amino-acid sequence: MAFIDYYQILGVDKKASADDIKKAYRKLARKHHPDMNPNDKEANIKFQQINEANEVLSDPDKRKKYDAYGEHWQHADQYEQAKQQRGSAGGYGGQGFGGFGGQGFEGNFGEGQFSDFFESLFGNRSGGSGGGRQRKFRGQDYNAELHVPLREAYTTHQHTLNVNDKQVRITVPAGIANGQVIKLKGHGAPGGNGGPNGDLYITFVIPEDPTFKRVDNDVYMTVELDLYTAILGGDVTLDTLSGKVKLKVKPETQNGTKVRLKGKGFPVYKQEGAFGDLIITYTILLPTNLTDAQKELFRQLANSSH
- a CDS encoding sensor histidine kinase, with translation MPPAIRQLITAQCNTCSQLPAGQDSAVSRYFHQCHAAIDSGNLDDGFKYAATITAMTDSNATGHRLLTVRFLKAKILYYKDFYKEALSEYLKLTTVPSLDSNIQANIYPNIAEIYLEQGQFNRSLEYLNLVKKHYFHFYEPTVARKILNNTGVCLLHLERLEEAEANFGKSIAIAAALRDTTALVNSYLNIALLYDQQFRYPQEWNYLQQALALAKDAGDLKIRSKVYLNMAIVEERRGHLKEALSYRKEYEQLESQIANRDKIWELAEQEKKIAIQQQELKMQLLRQENQLRAAESKRRQWQRNTFFILSLFFLSIAGMIYFAYRQTNRQKRIIAEQKDKLQLLNETKDQLFSIVAHDLRSPVHHLKINLSYLKESLARNKIREATTLSENIEKISDNTYALLNNLLYWSLGQTGQLSLQSDQHDAYMIIAQVVYDFNAGAALKRITITNDVPRGMSFYGDMNTVKIIFRNLIDNAIKYTHANGSIHITGRMVDDHCEITVQDTGIGMDEKIIQAIYKRDTKRIQQDTTGSKSTGLGLWLVKAMTEKNGGSLRITGSIGAGTSIVVCLPVNEYYDAAESADPGR